GCGGCGAGCACGGCATGGGCTCCGACTGCAACGGCCGCGAAGGCCGCCCCGCCATCCTCAAGCTGCCGCTCGGCACCATCGCCATCGACGAGGACACCGGCAAGGTCGTCGCCGAGGTGATCGAGGACGGCCGGCGCATCGTGCTCCGCAAGGGCGGCAACGGCGGCTGGGGCAACACGCATTTCAAAACCTCCACCAACCGGGCGCCCAAGCGCGCCAACCCCGGCCAGCCCGGCGAAGGCGGCGTGTATCGCCTCATCCTGAAAAGCATTGCCGACGTCGGCCTGGTCGGTTTCCCCAACGCCGGGAAATCCTCGCTCACGCGCCAGATCACCAAGGCGCGTCCGCGCACCGCCGCATATCCCTTCACCACGCTCCATCCGCAGATCGGCGTCATCGAACACGACGATCCGCGCCGGAGCGGGCGCCTGCTGCTCGCCGATGTGCCCGGGCTCATTGAAGGCGCGAGCGAGAATCGCGGACTCGGCCACCGTTTCCTGCGCCACATCGAACGCTGCACGCTGCTCATGTTTCTCATCGACATGGCCGGCGTGGACGGACGCGATCCGCGTGACGATTACGCGACGCTCCTCAAGGAACTGAAGCTTTACGATCCCGCGTTGCTCGAAAAGCCGCGTGTCGTGGTGGCCAACAAAATGGACATCGAGGAAGCTGCAAAAAACCTGGCGAAATTCAAGCGGCGTCACAAAGCCGACGTCCTTGAAATTTCCTGCCTGACTGGCGCCGGTCTGGAAAAATTGAAGAAGGAACTCTTCAAGCGGGTGGGGAAAGGAAAGGCAAAAACGGCGAAAGCCAGCCCCGTCGCGGCGGAGTGAATGGCCCACCCCGTAGGCGGGGCGGGATGGCGGGCAGCAAGGGATTGCTCAAAGTGAAACAAAAAAACGCGAATGTGCGGAAAATAGGCCGAATTTTTCACTTGCGGAAGCGAAAGAGCTATCCGTAATAGCGACCCTCTCAATCGTCTGCGAGGCTTGAAGAAGTGACGCGGATGAGAACTGATGCCCGGTAGCTCAGTGGCAGAGCAGGTGACTGTTAATCACTTGGTCGCTGGTTCGACCCCAGCCCGGGCAGCCATTTCAAAAATAATCCGAACTTTTTTGAGGATCGGTCAAAAAATCGCGGAACTCGCTCATTTATTGGCACAAATGAACTCACTGATTTTGACCGATCTTGGGTGGAGTTCTTGATTTGGTCGCGAGTCAGCCGGATTTCGGCGGCCCCTTGGGGTTGTTCGGAAAGATCGGTCAAAATAATCCTGAAGTGAAGTTTCACCCGGAATAGGGACTTTAGCCCGCCGTAAACTTGGGTCCCGCAGACCACTTTGGGATGTGGCCGTGGGTGATCGCAACCATCTTGGACAACGCTTGGTTTCGTTCTTCCCGGTTGTTGAATTGCGCGACTAGGCGAGCAAATGCCTGTTCTTGCTTCTCAATTGGCTGATCCGCGATTTCACCAAGGACCTTGATGCTAAAGTGCCAAGCCTCGTTCGCCGTTTTAAGGCCCGCAAGATACTCCTGAATGGATGGTGCTAGGTGAACGAGTTTGAGCACACGGGTCACCATGCCGGGGTCGACTCCGACACGTTTTGCCAACGCTAGGCGATTCGGCACGTCGCCCGTGGTCAGCATTCGTTGCCATTTCTGAGCGCGGATGACCGGGTGCTCCACCGCCGGTTTATTGACGGCCACGGTCCGAACTCGTGCGTCCAACCGCACGGATTGCCGGAACGGCGCGATGATCGTGATTTCCCCGCGCATCGCATTTTTGAAGTCCACCCGGGCATCCAAACTCAGTCCTCGCAGGTTGGATGATTGGCCGACTGGCATCCTGTGACCTTGCTTCTGCGCCTCCAACCCTTGTGCCAACTCCGCGCTGTGAAGCTTGACCCGGATCTCCATCAGGCGATCCGCCGATTGTGCGCCCTCCCTTGACCCGACTTTCTTGCCACCGGCTTCCGTTGCCCGACGCACGTCGATTCGTTCGATGAAAAGCTGAATCATCTCCTTTTGCTCGGATGGCGTCAGCTTCGGGAGCACTTCCCTGAAACGCTCCAGGTTTTTCCTGATGTGTTGTTCTTCCAGCACCAGCGCATTCGATGCCGTTAATTCCTGACGAGTTCGCTCCAGTTCGACGAGCAACCGACGGCGTTGTTCGCGCAGATCGGACGCACGCCGGACCAGCGCATCGCCGAGGACATCGACGCCACCCTTGGAGATGGCGATCGCACAGTTATCGAGCTGCTTCTCGACGCTGGCCAGCGATTGCTTTTGCTTCTCGACTTCGGACTGCAACACGGCGGTATCCTTCCGGCGGGTTGAGCGAGAAACCTCCACCATTTCCTTGATGATTGAGGGATGTTTCGCGACCTCCCCTAAGACGGTGACGACTGCCTTTTCCAAGGCATCGGCAGAGAGCCGCCCGACGGTGCATTGCGCGGTATGCTTTTCCTTCAAAACGGCACTACACGTGTAGTAGCGGTATTTGCCCCCGGAGGCGTTTCGTTTCCCGCTGTCGCTAGGCACCAGCGCCCTCCCACACGCCGCACAGAAGGCGATGCCCTTGAACAAATGATTGTGGACATCCCGGGCTTGAAAGCTCGGGTGATCTAGCTGTCCCGGACGCTCCTGAATGTCCGCAGCAGCGGCATTGGCCTTTTCCCATATTTCGGCCGACACCAATCCCTCATGTTTACCTGTGAACTCTTGGCCTTCAAATCTCACCGCTCCACGGTAGATCGGATTCTGGATGATCAGCCGGAGTCCATCGGAACGAAATAGCCGTCGGCCAATGGTCTCGGTCTTGCCATCCTTGCGTTGAACCACGCGCTCCTTGGTGCGAAGCCCGTCAGCGTTCAACGCATTCGCAATGTCGGTCAGCGACATCAGTTTTGCGGCCTCCTGAAAGATACGCTGCAATACCGGAGCCTCGGTCGGGTGTGGTTGAAGCGCCTGCGTATTCTTGTCGTAGGCGTATCCATAAGGGACCAGCCCGCCGTTCCAGTATCCTCGCTTCGCTTGTTCCCGCATTTTGATGCGCGTTTTCTTCGCGGTATTCAGTCGCTCGAATTCCGCCACGCTCATCATAATGTTGTTCTTCAAGCGGCCCTCCGGCTCCACCTCCGAGATGCTCTCCGTAGCACTTTCAAGACGACAGCCGTGCTTTTGCAGAAATGCACGGAACGGTCCCCATTCGTCCATGTTTCGAGAGAGCCGTTCGAGCTTGAAGACCAGGACAACCTTGACCTCGCCAGCCTCAATCATCCGCTTGAGGGCTCGGATGCCGGGGCGGTCCATTGTTCCACCGGAATACGCCGCGTCGGTAAGCGTTGCTACTTCATACCATCCTTCGTCGGCATGGTTCCGAATCTGGTCGCGACACACCGCGGCTTGGCTTTCGCATGAGTCGAAACGACCGCCAACTTGGTTGTCGGTCGAAACACGGGCGTAGATGACTACCGGAACCCGGGGTAAATCAAGCGGTGAACGCTCAGGCTTTCGCGGCATGATTCAGTTCCGCTCCAACTGTGCCGCATCAGGCTCCATCCGATTCAGATGATAGACCACCGATCTGGTTTGCCCCTCGACAACAATCTGGCGTTCGCGGGCAAGACGCTGCAAAGCACGCTGATAGACCACCGATCTGGTTTGCCCCTCGACAACAATCTGGCGTTCGCGGGCAAGACGCTGCAAAGCACGCTGGACGCTGGCTCGGGAGAGCCCGGTTCCGCTGCAAATCGCCGCGGGTGAGGCTGCGCGCATGGAGGCCAGATACTGAAACACCCGGTCTTCCGGACTGGCCGCATCTGGCGTGTCCCCGATCAGACCCAATTCTTCAGCTTCCTTTTCCGAGAGCCTTGCTCGGAGCGCATCACTGGCCTCTGCGAGATGAATCGCCTGGCAAAGAAGCTCTGCGATACGATGCCGGCGTTGCGCGTCCGTGGGCTTTGAAAGCGTGCGTTCCATCGTTCTTTCTTACACTGCCATCCGCAGCTTCGTGGTTTTCCGCGTTGGCAACGCGATACGCGGAGTAATCGGTGCAGGCTGCGGAGCGTTGCCCGGCTCCGGCACATGGCCGCCCGTCGCGACCTCGGACGACAGGCTCTCGGTATTTTGATTCTTGGTAATATCGAGGGCTTCGACCAACTCTGCCTGGCGCGCGACGGCCTCGTGGTAACGAGCCTCGTGCTCAAATGGGCGATCCATCAAGGCCGCGATTTCCCCGATTGATTTCTTGGTCTGCGCCAAATGTTCCTGCGCCCGCCCGATTCGTTCTTCGATGGAACGCACGGCGTGCTCCAAGGAACCGATGATTCCCGCCGGGCTGATTGAGACGTTGCCGTCGTAGGTCATGGTCCCATGCAATGTGAGCTTGTCCGGCACGGTGGGCCGAAATGCCAAACGGAAGCCCGCGAAGTGTCCCAACTCCACCGGTCCGCGCGCATGACGCTGGCGATCCACCAAGCCGATCAATGCCGTTCCTGCCTCGGCTCGATCCTCATACGTGCGACCGACCAGTTTTATGACAAACTTATCACCGTGGGTATCCACCCGGCGTTCAAGGTCAGTCCGATGCCCGACGATGGCGCGCTCCAGCCGTTGCACATCTTCTTCCATCATCCGCAGCCGTCGCCGGGCGTTGTATTGATCCTCGCCATGCTGACCACGGAGCCGCCCGAGACGCATCACTTCGGCATCCACTTTCGCTTTCTCAATCACGAGCGGATTGCCGGATGCGATCGCTTTCACCTCGGCATAGGTCAACGCTGGTGAATCAAGATCCTCGATCCGCCGGGCCGAGCATTCTCCGGTCATGATCTGGGCGATGAACTTCGCTTTCGTTTCGAGCGTTTGCCACATGTACGCATCGAAACTGCCCTCCGTCACGTAGCGGGTGATTTGCACCACGGGATTGCTGTTTCCCTGCCGCAGAATCCGACCTTCGCGTTGTTCGATGTCGGCAGGCCGCCAAGGGGCATCCAGATGATGCAAGGCCACCAGCTTGGCCTGAACGTTTGTGCCAGCGCCCATTTTTGCGGTCGAACCGACCAGGATGCGGACCTTGCCGGAACGGACATTTTTGAAGAGGGTCAGCTTGGCCGCATCGCTGTCGTGGTCCTGAATGAATGCGATTTCGGCAGCGGGAACGCCGAGCCTGACCAACTTGGTTTTGATGTCGTCGTAAACAGAAAAACCCTGACCGGGACCTTTCGGCGTGGAAAGGTCGCAAAAGACAAGCTGCGCGAGGCGTTGCTCGCGCGACGAATCCCAGATCGCGAAGATTTCCCGCACCGCCTGGTTTACCTTGAAGGCCGGATTGTCTTCAAGCGGGCCGAGCGCGAGTCGAAGGTCGAGTGCCGCTTTCCTGCCCTCGCCAGTAATTTTGAGCATATTGTCCTCCCACGGCGGCACGTGATTGGTTTTGAGTTTCTCTGCCCGAGCGGCCAGGGAGGCGACCAACGCCTTCAATTGGAGCGTCGCAGGTGCGCGCACGATCCGCGGGCGTCCACCCTCGATTTTCGGAATCGGCAGTTTAAGCATGTCCGCAGTCTGAATGTCGGCCACCTGCCGGAAGAGATGCATGAGCTCGGGCACGTTCACGAAGCGTGCAAACCGCGTATTCAACCGATACCCGGCGCCGTCAGGCGCGAGTTCGAGCGCCGTGATCGATTCGCCGAAAGTCGCCGCCCACGAATCGAAATGCCGCAAATGTCGGCTCGCCAGCGTGTCCATTTGCAGGAAGCGCTGCATGGTGAACATCTCCGCCATCGTGTTGGTGACCGGCGTTCCAGTCGCGAACACAACGCCCCCGCCGCCGTTGGCGCGCTGCACGTGCTGCACTTTCAGGAACATGTCAAAAGCGCGCTCCGACGCCGTCTGCGGGAGACCTGCCACGCGCGTCATTTTGGTAACATAGAAAAGATTTTTGTAGGCGTGGGCTTCATCGACAAAAAGGCGGTCCACACCTAACTCCTCGAAGGTCAACGTGTCGTCCTTGCGATGTTCCGCCGCCAAGGTCTTGAGCCTGGCCTCCAGACGCTTCTTGGACGCCTCCAGTTGCTTCACCAGCCGTGTGCCCGAGTCCTGTCCTTTTTGCTCCCGAATGCAGGTTTCGAGATCATCGAGCTGCTCCTGAATAAAACCTTTCTGGGCCTGCGACGATATGGCCAGGCGCTCAAAGCCGGAGTGCGTGACAATGACGGCATCCCAATTATTGGTGGCGATGCGGCTCATCAATTCCCTCCGGCGTGCGCTCTCGAAATCCTGCCGCCAGAATATTCGCGGCGGGATACAGCGTGAGCAGTTCGGACGAGAACTGTCCCAGCATGTGATTGGGCACCACGAAGAGCGGCTTTTGGCCAGCCCGCCGCTTCAACTCCATCGCGGCCGCCACCATCGTAGGTCTTGCCTGCGCCAACAACATGGGCCAGAGCGTATTCGGTGTCTGGAGAATCCGCCACACCGCCGCTGGTGCGCGTGGAGCGCAATGGCCGCCGGGCAGCGTCAGGTGATCGCCGTTGAACGAGCGTAGCCGGTAGCAATTAAACTCACGATTGTAGTCCGCCACGAGGCGTTCACGCCGCGCATCGTCGCTCCAAATCCATTCAATGAAGCGGTCTTTGATCTTCTGCTGTTTCTCGCGCGCGGCCTCCGTCGCGACAACGTTGAGATGAGCGACTTTCTTTTCGTCATAGTCATAGACCGTTGGCGTGCGAAGATTGAGCGCATGTTCCAGCAACTCATGGGCAGGCACCCGTTCGGTTCCCCATTCGCTCCGGTTGGCCACTCCCGTCTTGGCGTAGTAACTGGCCTCGACACTCCACAATCCGAGTTGTGCGGCATGACCGACCTTCACGTCCTCACGGCCGCTCCGCAGCAGTTCCCGCGCGAATTGGGCAATATCCGATGCCGGAATCCAGACCGCGCCCAGCCGGGCGTCGATCTCATTGGCTGCGAGCGGGTCAGGTTGCACGGCCCGAAGCGCTTCGACATTGCCATGAAACCGTGCGTCGCGCTTCGCCGCCATCTCGGCCTTCGCCAACTTTTCGCGAACGTTGCCGGAAAGATACTCGTCCTCGGGCTCCCAACGCCGGGTGTCGGGATTGAGGAAGATGAGTCCTTGCAAGTGCGGCAGGAACTGCTCCGGGGTCTTACTCAGCAACTTCGCGATGTGGTCGAGATCAACGCGACTCCGCTCATTCAGCGTGACCACCAGAGCTTCGCGCGGGCTCGCCACCTGCTCAATGGGACGGCGGTGATCGATGGTGCGCTCACGGAAGATCGCCGTCTTCGCCGCCGTATCGTTGTCCTCATTGTAGTTTTCGAGCGAGAGCAGCAGCGGTAGATCGGGATCGCCAACGAAAGCGCGAACATTGGCTGACGAAGAGATCGGGCCAAATTGCCCAACGAACCGATCATACACCTCGTTGAGCCGTTCCCGCGTCGCCAGAATGGCCTCTTCGCTTTGGTTTTGAACTTGTGCCGCAAGGCACGCGCGCGCGGCCTCTCTTACGCGCAACATCCCGCGAATCCGGCGCAGGGTTTGGGCCGGAAGATCCGTCAGGACGACCAACTCAGCTCCCTCCCTCTGACCGAGTCCTCCGTCGTCCAGAGCCATGTAGGCCCCCGGCTTCAAATTTGCTGGCGCGGGCAGCGTCTGTCTCGCCGCCAAGCTGGTTGCCGGTCGGTAGAGGCCGGCTGGCAGCGACTGGATCGCCTGCGTCAACGCCGTGCTCAAATCCCGGCCGTCGTCGCCGAGTTCGGCTTCATCCCGCCCATACATACCATGTTCCCGACGTTGCATTTTGCCGAGCATATGCTCGGGATGGGCGCGGTAATATTCGTTTACGAAGATGGGCTCTCCTTTCTCGACTTGGAGCGTCTGACTCTCCAGCCAGGCCAACCCGCCGGGCTTTTCTCCCGGAAGTCGCTTGCGCAGGAACACAATGTCGGTTGTTACCCGCGTATTCGCATTGTGCAGGAAGGCGGTGTTGGGCAACCGCAACGCTCCGACGAGATCGGCCTCCCCGGCGAGCAATCCGCGCAAGCCGTCTTCCCGTTTATCGAGTGTGCCCCGGGACGTGATGAATGCGACCAAGCCGCCGGGACGCACCCGTGCCAGCGCGGCAACAAAAAAGTAATCATGAATACGGAATCGCCGTGCGTTGAAACGCGGATCGTGGGGGCGATAGTCGCCGAAAGGGATGTTCGAGACCGCCAGGTCGAACGCATTGGTCGCGAGGAGTGCGGTCTCGAATCCCTCCGCCCGAATGTCAGCGGCGGGATAGATCGCCCGAGCCAGCCGGGCGGTGAGTCCATCAAGCTCGATCCCGGTGAGCTGCGAACGCCCGTGCATTTCAGGCGGCATGAAACCAAAAAAGTGACCGAGCCCGCAGGCCGGCTCCAGAATCCGGCCTCCCCGGAACCCCAGCCGCTCCAGACCCGCATACATCGCCCGAATCACGGGCGGCGACGTATAGTGAGCATTGAGTGTCGAGGCTCGTGCTGACGTGAATTCCTCCGGCGTGAGCAGGTTCCTCAGCTCGGTCTGTTCCGCCGCCCACTGTGGCGCTTCCTTTTCGTCGGCGAAGACCTGCGGCATTCCGCCCCAGCCGACGAAGCGGATCAGGATGGACTTGTCCTCGGTGGTCGCCGGACGCTGCTCCGCCTCAATCAGGCGAAGGCGTGCAATGGCCGCGACATTCTGCCGATACTTCTGTTTCAGCGAGCCGACCCCAATCTGGTCGGTATTGTTCGGACGGTAGTTTCGTCCGTTGAACTGCGAAATCAGTTCTGTTCCGGCGGAAGCAGGATATATTTCTCCCGCACCAGTTCCCACGCCCGGCTGTGCGCCTGTTCCGGTGTCAGCCCCTCCTTGCGAAAGTCTCGCAGGAGTTGATCCATTTCTTCCGCCGTGCGCTCCTGCGCTTCCAGCAGGGCTTCCTGTAACCGGCCCTCCGTTTCCAAGCCACGCACCATCTGCGGGCAATGTTCCCGCCAATGGGCTTCCGCCATCCGTCCGTATGCGAGGAGTCCGTTCATGGGTTAGCTCGGCAAAGAAATCGAGTTGATCGTCGTTGATCTTCCTTAGCGCCATGCCTCATCTCGATTCAATCATTATTCGCCGCACCATCGGACCGTTGCGGGTGG
This genomic stretch from Termitidicoccus mucosus harbors:
- a CDS encoding helix-turn-helix domain-containing protein, with the protein product MERTLSKPTDAQRRHRIAELLCQAIHLAEASDALRARLSEKEAEELGLIGDTPDAASPEDRVFQYLASMRAASPAAICSGTGLSRASVQRALQRLARERQIVVEGQTRSVVYQRALQRLARERQIVVEGQTRSVVYHLNRMEPDAAQLERN
- a CDS encoding recombinase family protein, with the protein product MPRKPERSPLDLPRVPVVIYARVSTDNQVGGRFDSCESQAAVCRDQIRNHADEGWYEVATLTDAAYSGGTMDRPGIRALKRMIEAGEVKVVLVFKLERLSRNMDEWGPFRAFLQKHGCRLESATESISEVEPEGRLKNNIMMSVAEFERLNTAKKTRIKMREQAKRGYWNGGLVPYGYAYDKNTQALQPHPTEAPVLQRIFQEAAKLMSLTDIANALNADGLRTKERVVQRKDGKTETIGRRLFRSDGLRLIIQNPIYRGAVRFEGQEFTGKHEGLVSAEIWEKANAAAADIQERPGQLDHPSFQARDVHNHLFKGIAFCAACGRALVPSDSGKRNASGGKYRYYTCSAVLKEKHTAQCTVGRLSADALEKAVVTVLGEVAKHPSIIKEMVEVSRSTRRKDTAVLQSEVEKQKQSLASVEKQLDNCAIAISKGGVDVLGDALVRRASDLREQRRRLLVELERTRQELTASNALVLEEQHIRKNLERFREVLPKLTPSEQKEMIQLFIERIDVRRATEAGGKKVGSREGAQSADRLMEIRVKLHSAELAQGLEAQKQGHRMPVGQSSNLRGLSLDARVDFKNAMRGEITIIAPFRQSVRLDARVRTVAVNKPAVEHPVIRAQKWQRMLTTGDVPNRLALAKRVGVDPGMVTRVLKLVHLAPSIQEYLAGLKTANEAWHFSIKVLGEIADQPIEKQEQAFARLVAQFNNREERNQALSKMVAITHGHIPKWSAGPKFTAG
- the obgE gene encoding GTPase ObgE, with protein sequence MFIDECVIKVQAGDGGRGCVSFRREKFEPWGGPNGGDGGKGGDVVLLGDDDTNNLIDYKYKPHWKGERGEHGMGSDCNGREGRPAILKLPLGTIAIDEDTGKVVAEVIEDGRRIVLRKGGNGGWGNTHFKTSTNRAPKRANPGQPGEGGVYRLILKSIADVGLVGFPNAGKSSLTRQITKARPRTAAYPFTTLHPQIGVIEHDDPRRSGRLLLADVPGLIEGASENRGLGHRFLRHIERCTLLMFLIDMAGVDGRDPRDDYATLLKELKLYDPALLEKPRVVVANKMDIEEAAKNLAKFKRRHKADVLEISCLTGAGLEKLKKELFKRVGKGKAKTAKASPVAAE